The following coding sequences are from one Cygnus atratus isolate AKBS03 ecotype Queensland, Australia chromosome 15, CAtr_DNAZoo_HiC_assembly, whole genome shotgun sequence window:
- the MMD2 gene encoding monocyte to macrophage differentiation factor 2 isoform X1, with translation MFVSRVLDFQKTRYARFMNHRVPSNCRYQPTEYEHAANCATHAFWILPSILGSSILYILSDDQWETISAWIYGFGLSSLFIVSTIFHTISWKKRHLRTVEHCLHMFDRMVIYFFIAASYAPWLNLRELGPWASHMRWIIWIMASVGTVYVFFFHERSVPALQRLGTISIKFSPASSVGRRYKLVELVCYVIMGFFPAVVILSMPNRDGLPELVAGGLSYCLGMVFFKSDGRIPFAHAIWHLFVAIGAGIHYYAIWRYLYRPSALEAKRPR, from the exons GTTCATGAATCACCGTGTCCCCTCCAACTGCAGGTACCAGCCGACGGAGTACGAGCACGCAGCCAACTGTGCTACCCATGCG TTCTGGATCCTGCCCAGCATCCTCGGCAGCTCCATCCTCTACATCCTCTCCGACGACCAGTGGGAGACCATCTCGGCCTGGATCTATGGCTTTGGCTTGTCCAGCCTCTTCATCGTCTCCACCATCTTTCACACCATCTCCTGGAAGAAGAGGCACCTCAG GACCGTGGAGCACTGCTTGCACATGTTCGACAGGATGGTGATCTACTTCTTCATCGCCGCCTCGTACGCTCCCTG GCTGAACCTGCGGGAGCTGGGGCCCTGGGCCTCCCACATGCGCTGGATCATCTGGATCATGGCATCGGTCGGCACCGTCTACGTCTTCTTCTTCCATGAGCGGTCAGTACCTGCACTG CAGCGTCTGGGTACGATAAGCATAAAATTCAGCCCTGCCTCCTCCGTCGGTCGCAGGTACAAGCTGGTGGAGCTGGTGTGCTACGTTATCATGGGCTTCTTCCCCGCCGTGGTCATCCTCTCCATG CCCAACAGGGATGGCCTCCCGGAGCTGGTGGCCGGCGGGCTTTCCTACTGCCTGGGCATGGTTTTCTTCAAAAGCGACGGCCGCATCCCCTTTGCCCACGCCATCTGGCACCTCTTCGTGGCCATTGGAGCCGGCATCCATTACTACGCCATCTGGAGGTACCTCTACCGGCCCAGCGCGCTGGAGGCCAAAAGGCCCCGATAG
- the MMD2 gene encoding monocyte to macrophage differentiation factor 2 isoform X2: protein MFVSRVLDFQKTRYARFMNHRVPSNCRYQPTEYEHAANCATHAFWILPSILGSSILYILSDDQWETISAWIYGFGLSSLFIVSTIFHTISWKKRHLRTVEHCLHMFDRMVIYFFIAASYAPWLNLRELGPWASHMRWIIWIMASVGTVYVFFFHERYKLVELVCYVIMGFFPAVVILSMPNRDGLPELVAGGLSYCLGMVFFKSDGRIPFAHAIWHLFVAIGAGIHYYAIWRYLYRPSALEAKRPR, encoded by the exons GTTCATGAATCACCGTGTCCCCTCCAACTGCAGGTACCAGCCGACGGAGTACGAGCACGCAGCCAACTGTGCTACCCATGCG TTCTGGATCCTGCCCAGCATCCTCGGCAGCTCCATCCTCTACATCCTCTCCGACGACCAGTGGGAGACCATCTCGGCCTGGATCTATGGCTTTGGCTTGTCCAGCCTCTTCATCGTCTCCACCATCTTTCACACCATCTCCTGGAAGAAGAGGCACCTCAG GACCGTGGAGCACTGCTTGCACATGTTCGACAGGATGGTGATCTACTTCTTCATCGCCGCCTCGTACGCTCCCTG GCTGAACCTGCGGGAGCTGGGGCCCTGGGCCTCCCACATGCGCTGGATCATCTGGATCATGGCATCGGTCGGCACCGTCTACGTCTTCTTCTTCCATGAGCG GTACAAGCTGGTGGAGCTGGTGTGCTACGTTATCATGGGCTTCTTCCCCGCCGTGGTCATCCTCTCCATG CCCAACAGGGATGGCCTCCCGGAGCTGGTGGCCGGCGGGCTTTCCTACTGCCTGGGCATGGTTTTCTTCAAAAGCGACGGCCGCATCCCCTTTGCCCACGCCATCTGGCACCTCTTCGTGGCCATTGGAGCCGGCATCCATTACTACGCCATCTGGAGGTACCTCTACCGGCCCAGCGCGCTGGAGGCCAAAAGGCCCCGATAG
- the RADIL gene encoding ras-associating and dilute domain-containing protein codes for MFYGSSSTMAPPSKNRLKRQSRLLSQVLQRTLSYKDRSPTSASPAGSGDDPAELSTQLSAPGVLKIFGGNICAGTNYKSVLATGSSGARELVKEALERYGLSQLGAGHYALCDVIGRFEGPEKRWHTEGLRVLGDHEKPLLIQDLWKPREGFSRRLELRRRAEVEEMAARDVDTTTAGINAQARKLQRHRARGAMRVLAGAKRLSTPPALRRSLSESSLGRPASRDEEQLRRHCSTLPDSLRGPASPRGPAAEERSGSSMRYSLYQSPHLLLLQGYSQQHDSLVYLLNREQHTVGQRTQASKPSISLSAPDILPLHCTIRKLRASRHRSEEQLVLEPSAGAGVSINFCQVARTAVLRHGDLLSLGLYYLLLYKDPMKAQPLPAQTLLRLRALHPEGPPICGACGSLLKERGFSGAPSKKRGPSPTGGPRAPRRKLLLEFEPAAEDVLLRRIVTLIEPGGDDHKLTPAFLICLCIQHSASSFEPGDFGQLLLKAAKMIQRTVWERTRELAEKQSQHQDPAALSRLGIADLLPDLQHILFWMSNAIEVLYFVQQKSPTYIQSMEEELDVKGSKESLFSSTITASEEAMTVLEEVIMYTFQQCVYYISKCLYVSLPALLECNPFQNEGREGWRASPPLPEELRRVVLTYQAVLDLLRQYEVHPEITSQMFAYLFFFSNTLLFNQLLDKGSSLGCFHWSQGVKLRASVRLLLEWLRGAGFEQLAQQFFAKLASVANLLAMPGSQLLQMSWPALRAEFPALSPAQLHWVLSQCQAVMDVGFVAAWQPGEEDSTTAFQHEGMLESFDNHPPIVLPSGGFKVDLEVETLDDNIYRHLLYIRHFLWSLQSKSPQGGEGPGAAPPKKEPRATPEVLEENTSLVAAPGSSTVTPGGCCSPGGCTEPDGSPLPALAANGCPRQHPAGEPQLQEKLQQLQLGRGPPPPAPSCLLTPPTTPLNFDSASPESPQGTGKTLQDPRRNGMNGTKGSTPEGCSPTPYDYPTPESSSRSSATDDFCYVFVVELERGPLGLGMGLIDGLHTPLTSPGIYIRTLIEDSPAAADGRLSIGDRILAVNGTSLIGADYQSAVDLIRSGGKKLRFLVAKSDMEIAKKIISSSSSS; via the exons ATGTTTTACGGATCCTCCTCCACCATGGCTCCGCCGTCCAAGAACCGGCTGAAGCGCCAGAGCCGCCTCCTGTCCCAGGTCCTGCAGCGCACGCTGAGCTACAAGGACCGGAGCCCCACCTCGGCTTCCCCCGCAGGCAGCGGGGACGACCCGGCCGAGCTCTCCACCCAGCTCTCCGCCCCGGGCGTCCTGAAGATTTTCGGGGGCAACATCTGCGCGGGCACCAACTACAAGAGCGTGTTGGCCACGGGCAGCTCGGGCGCACGGGAGCTGGTGAAGGAGGCCCTGGAGCGCTACGGGCTGAGCCAGCTGGGCGCCGGGCACTACGCGCTGTGCGATGTCATCGGCAGGTTCGAGGGCCCCGAGAAGCGGTGGCACACCGAGGGGCTCAGGGTCCTCGGGGACCACGAGAAGCCGCTGCTCATCCAGGACCTCTGGAAGCCCAGGGAGGGCTTCTCGCGGCGGCTGGAGCTGCGCAGGCGGGCGGAGGTGGAGGAGATGGCGGCCAGGGATGTGGACACCACCACGGCAG GCATCAACGCCCAAGCGCGGAAACTGCAGCGGCACCGGGCCAGGGGGGCCATGCGGGTGCTGGCGGGGGCTAAGCGGCTCAgcacccccccggccctgcGACGCAGCCTCAGCGAGAGCAGCCTGGGCCGCCCGGCGTCGCGGGACGAGGAGCAGCTCCGCAGGCACTGCTCCACCTTGCCCGACAGCCTGCGGGGTCCGGCCAGCCCGCGGGGGCCCGCGGCGGAGGAGCGGAGCGGGAGCAGCATGCGGTACTCCCTCTACCAGTCCCcgcacctcctgctcctgcagggctaCAGCCAGCAGCAT GACAGCCTGGTGTACCTGCTGAACCGCGAGCAGCACACGGTGGGCCAGAGGACGCAGGCGAGCAAGCCCAGCATCAGCCTGTCGGCCCCGGACATCCTGCCCCTGCACTGCACCATCAGGAAGCTCCGAGCATCCCGGCACCGCTCCGaggagcagctggtgctggagcccAGCGCCGGCGCCGGCGTCTCCATCAACTTCTGCCAGGTGGCCCGGACGGCCGTGCTGCGGCACGGGGACCTGCTGTCCCTCGGCCTCTACTACCTGCTCCTCTACAAGGACCCCATGAAGGCTCAGCCTCTGCCGGCGCAGACCCTGCTGCGGCTGCGGGCGCTGCACCCCGAGGGCCCCCCCATCTGCGGGGCGTGCGGCAGCCTGCTGAAGGAACGGGGTTTTTCGGGGGCTCCTTCCAAAAAACGGGGCCCTTCGCCCACCGGCGGCCCCAGGGCTCCCcgcagaaagctgctgctggagttCGAGCCGGCGGCCGAGGACGTGCTGCTGCGGCGCATCGTGACCCTGATTGAGCCGGGGGGGGACGACCACAAGCTGACCCCCGCCTTCCTGATCTGCCTCTGCATCCAGCACTCGGCCTCCAGCTTCGAGCCCGGAGACTtcgggcagctgctgctcaaaGCGGCCAAAATGATCCAGAGGACGGTGTGG GAGCGGACGCGGGAGCTGGCTGAGAAGCAGTCCCAGCA CCAGGACCCCGCCGCCCTGTCCCGCTTGGGCATCGCAGACCTGCTGCCGGACCTGCAGCACATCCTCTTCTGGATGTCCAACGCCATCGAGGTCCTCTACTTCGTCCAGCAGAAGTCGCCCACCTACATCCAGAGCATGGAGGAGGAGCTGGACGTCAAAg GCTCCAAGGAGTCTCTGTTCTCCTCGACCATCACAGCCAGCGAGGAGGCGATGAcggtgctggaggaggtgatcATGTACACCTTCCAGCAGTGCGTCTACTACATCTCCAAG TGTCTGTACGTGTCGCTGCCGGCCCTGCTGGAGTGCAACCCCTTCCAGAACGAGGGCCGGGAGGGCTGGCGGGCGTCCCCGCCGCTGCCCGAGGAGCTGCGCAGGGTGGTGCTGACCTACCAGGCTGTGCTGGACCTGCTCCGCCAGTACGAAGTGCACCCCGAGATCACCTCCCAGATGTTCGCCtacctcttcttcttctccaaCACGCTGCTCTTCAACCAGCTCCTGGACAAGG GCTCCTCTCTTGGCTGCTTCCACTGGTCGCAGGGGGTGAAGCTGCGAGCCAGCGTGCGGCTGCTCCTCGAGTGGCTGCGCGGCGCCGGCTTCGAGCAGCTGGCCCAGCAGTTCTTCGCCAAGCTGGCCAGCGTGGccaacctgctggccatgcccggctcccagctgctgcag ATGAGCTGGCCGGCCCTGCGAGCCGAGTTCCCGGCGCTGAGCCCCGCGCAGCTCCACTGGGTGCTGAGCCAGTGCCAGGCGGTGATGGACGTGGGCTTCGTCGCGGCGTGGCAGCCCGGCGAGGAGGACAGCACGACCGCCTTCCAGCACG aggGGATGCTGGAGTCCTTCGACAACCACCCGCCCATCGTCCTGCCCAGCGGGGGCTTCAAGGTGGACCTGGAGGTGGAGACGCTGGACGATAACATCTACCGGCACCTCCTCTACATCCGCCACTTCCTCTGGAGCCTGCAGAGCAAGAGCCCCCAGGGCGGGGAAGGGCCAGGCGCAGCACCCCCAAAG aaagagcCACGCGCAACACCAGAAGTCCTGGAGGAGAACACGAGCCTGgtggcagccccggggagcagcaCGGTCaccccggggggctgctgctccccagggggCTGCACCGAGCCGGATgggagccccctgcccgccctAGCTGCCAACGGCTGCCCCCGGCAGCACCCCGCCGGCGAGCCGCAGCTCCAGGAgaagctccagcagctgcagctgggcaggggcccgccccccccggccccctcctgcctgctgacGCCCCCCACCACCCCTCTGAACTTCGACTCCGCCAGCCCGGAGTCCCCACAGGGCACTGGCAAGACTCTGCAGGACCCGCGGAGGAACGGGATGAACGGCACCAAAGGCAGCACCCCTGAAG GCTGCTCGCCGACCCCCTACGACTACCCCACGCCGGAATCCTCCAGCCGCAGCTCTGCCACCGATGACTTCTGCTACGTCTTCGTGGTGGAGCTGGAGAGAGggcccctggggctggggatggggctgaTCGACGGCTTG CACACGCCTCTCACCTCTCCCGGCATCTACATCCGCACCCTGATCGAGGACAGCCCCGCGGCTGCCGACGGCAGGCTCTCCATCGGGGACCGCATCCTGGCTGTCAACGGCACCAGCCTCATCGGGGCGGACTACCAGAG TGCAGTGGACCTCATCCGCTCCGGAGGGAAGAAGCTGCGGTTTCTGGTCGCCAAGTCAGACATggaaatagcaaagaaaatcatctccagctcctcttcctcttaG
- the AP5Z1 gene encoding AP-5 complex subunit zeta-1 isoform X1 yields the protein MFSAAAESFLRQAREAQPEELQRFAARVAAQLQGPEPGPEAAACLQRLHLVVAASKYPRRLDGEIVGLLQKVLCSSKCPEQIQLLCAAILREMSPCNDLSLSCDNIQDTKLLSLVSSVLLAQGDKKAEVAAVGQRIVKVLEGRLPEGQSSRYLLPVLSNVISLSPEALTEEQTNVVSKKMADWLRYASIQQGVAQPSGGFFSNPRTRQPGPVTEVDGAIATDFFTVLSLGQYYTEDQWLNMQAFSMLRKWLLCYGGKGSNAPNSGNRSEMDESVMSMVSTTSTSSHLLPPKKRLREKAFEYCQRLIEQSNRQALKKADGDLQKACLIEAVTIMDIICKQDSSYVYRAAAFLKVLHSRISGDATYARALLPIAQFFLNHEPLLAGLLGELCSGMCCILPGEMAAVDSDAIYKHLFTDIPAQLFHNASLAFEFVLFCKENSQLFAETSSIFRQSFPNLFKFLAWNSPPLISEFVDLLPFLLDAGTAVEIFHLLLDLPCLTAALDVQMRSTSASEKASCDPAVKPATCLEAFRHPLYKSTFQYLLRIESAPEDPPERLIPLRQLLGSLASSPRVVQCADTVPVLLELFFSVVAEFADGPLINQLVVLLLQRSDQLYEIPAFKDDVHRVLSSQLVMLCRLHPALIVELSKELLEFSGTVSNIQNKEAVFTHMVWAIGEYMSVSYDKRCTVEQINRFFETLEAVLFEVTQVRPLASIPSYAPRAITVLMTALTKLAARSQDLIPRVSLFLSKMRTFLQSPAVTSVYCEEDREEILTRATELMNLLKMPSVAQFVFTPSVDAARSRFQKEVNDTLPSALRIVTRLLEPAPGFVPG from the exons ATGTTCTCGGCGGCGGCCGAGAGCTTCCTGAGGCAGGCCCG GGAGGCCCAGCcggaggagctgcagaggttCGCCGCCCGCGTCGCCGCCCAGCTGCAGGGCCCCGAGCCGGGCCCCGAGGCCGCCGCCTGCCTGCAGAGGCTGCACCTCGTCGTCGCCGCCAGCAAGTACCCCCGCAG GCTAGATGGTGAGATTGTGGGACTGTTGCAGAAGGTGCTGTGTTCCTCCAAGTGTCCTGAGCAGATTCAGTTGTTATGTGCTGCCATCCTGAGAGAGATGTCGCCTTGCAATGATCTGAGCCTCTCTTGTGATAACATCCAAGATACAAAGCTCCTGAGTCTGGTATCCTCCGTCCTTTTGGCTCAG GGAGACAAGAAGGCTGAAgtggctgctgtggggcagcgTATCGTAAAAGTCCTTGAAGGAAGGCTGCCTGAGGGTCAGAGTTCTCGGTACCTTCTTCCTGTCTTGTCCAATGTCATCAGTCTTTCACCAGAAGCTCTAACTGAAG AGCAGACCAATGTAGTCAGCAAAAAGATGGCCGATTGGCTGAGGTACGCAAGTATTCAGCAAGGAGTCGCTCAGCCTTCTGGAGGCTTCTTCTCCAATCCCAGAACCAGGCAG CCTGGCCCTGTCACAGAGGTGGATGGTGCCATCGCCACAGACTTCTTCACGGTGCTCTCGCTGGGTCAGTACTACACGGAGGACCAGTGGCTCAACATGCAGGCCTTCTCCATGCTGCGGAAATGGCTGCTGTGCTACGGGGGCAAGGGGTCGAACGCACCTAATTCAG GTAACAGGTCAGAAATGGATGAGTCTGTTATGTCCATGGTCTCAACTACATCCACATCTAGTCACCTGCTTCCCCCAAAGAAGCGCCTGCGGGAGAAGGCCTTCGAGTACTGTCAGCGGCTTATTGAGCAGAGCAACAGGC AGGCCCTGAAGAAGGCTGATGGAGACCTGCAGAAAGCT tgTCTCATTGAGGCGGTGACAATCATGGACATCATCTGCAAACAGGACTCCTCCTACGTGTACCGCGCGGCTGCCTTCCTGAAGGTCCTGCACAGCAGGATCAGCGGCGATGCCACTTATGCCAGGGCGCTGCTGCCCATTGCCCAGTTCTTCCTGAATCACG AGCCCCTGTTGGCAGGGCTGCTGGGTGAGCTGTGCTCAGGAATGTGCTGTATCCTCCCAGGCGAGATGGCAGCTGTGGACTCGGATGCGATCTACAAACACTTATTCACTGATATCCCGGCTCAGCTCTTCCACAACGCATCACTGGCCTTTGAATTTGTCCtgttctgcaaagaaaacagccaGCTCTTCGCTGAGACCTCCAGCATATTCAGGCAGAGCTTCCCAAACCTCTTTAAG TTCCTGGCGTGGAACAGCCCACCTCTTATCTCAGAGTTTGTGGACCTTCTCCCATTTCTGCTGGACGCAGGTACAGCCGTTGAGATCTTCCATTTGCTGCTTGACCTGCCCTGTCTGACAGCAGCTCTGGATGTCCAGATGAG GTCGACCTCTGCCTCCGAGAAGGCTTCCTGCGACCCGGCTGTGAAGCCAGCCACCTGCCTGGAGGCCTTTCGCCATCCCCTCTACAAGAGCACCTTCCAGTACCTTCTCCGCATCGAGTCTGCTCCTGAAGACCCTCCAGAGAG GCTGATTCCACTTCGGCAGCTGCTGGGATCTCTGGCCAGCAGCCCAAGGGTTGTGCAGTGTGCAGATACCGTCCCTGTCTTACTGGAGCTCTTTTTCAGTGTGGTGGCAGAG TTTGCAGATGGTCCGCTGATAAAccagctggtggtgctgctgctgcagaggagcgACCAGCTCTACGAGATCCCAGCATTTAAAGATGACGTGCACAG GGTGCTGAGCTCGCAGCTGGTGATGCTGTGCAGACTACACCCTGCACTCATTGTGGAACTGTCCAAGGAGCTTCTGGAGTTCTCGGGAACTGTCAGCAACATCCAGAACAAGGAGGCTGTCTTCACCCACATG GTCTGGGCTATCGGAGAGTACATGTCTGTGTCCTACGACAAGCGCTGCACTGTGGAGCAGATCAACAGGTTCTTTGAGACTCTTGAGGCCGTGCTGTTCGAAGTCACCCAGGTCCGACCGCTGGCCAGCATCCCCAGCTACGCGCCCCGCGCCATCACTGTCCTTATGACTGCCTTGACCAAGCTGGCAGCTCGCAGCCAGGACTTGATCCCCAG agtGTCCTTGTTCCTGTCCAAGATGAGGACGTttctgcagagccctgctgtCACCTCTGTGTACTGTGAGGAGGACCGTGAGGAGATCCTTACCCGGGCAACTGAACTCATGAACCTGCTGAAAATGCCAAGCGTGGCTCAGTTCGTGTTCACGCCATCTGTGGATGCGGCCCGCAGCCGGTTTCAGAAGGAGGTGAATGACACCCTCCCTTCTGCCCTGAGAATAGTGACCCGACTCCTAGAGCCAGCTCCTGGCTTTGTGCCGGGGTGA
- the AP5Z1 gene encoding AP-5 complex subunit zeta-1 isoform X2, translating into MFSAAAESFLRQAREAQPEELQRFAARVAAQLQGPEPGPEAAACLQRLHLVVAASKYPRRLDGEIVGLLQKVLCSSKCPEQIQLLCAAILREMSPCNDLSLSCDNIQDTKLLSLVSSVLLAQGDKKAEVAAVGQRIVKVLEGRLPEGQSSRYLLPVLSNVISLSPEALTEEQTNVVSKKMADWLRYASIQQGVAQPSGGFFSNPRTRQPGPVTEVDGAIATDFFTVLSLGQYYTEDQWLNMQAFSMLRKWLLCYGGKGSNAPNSGNRSEMDESVMSMVSTTSTSSHLLPPKKRLREKAFEYCQRLIEQSNRQALKKADGDLQKACLIEAVTIMDIICKQDSSYVYRAAAFLKVLHSRISGDATYARALLPIAQFFLNHGEMAAVDSDAIYKHLFTDIPAQLFHNASLAFEFVLFCKENSQLFAETSSIFRQSFPNLFKFLAWNSPPLISEFVDLLPFLLDAGTAVEIFHLLLDLPCLTAALDVQMRSTSASEKASCDPAVKPATCLEAFRHPLYKSTFQYLLRIESAPEDPPERLIPLRQLLGSLASSPRVVQCADTVPVLLELFFSVVAEFADGPLINQLVVLLLQRSDQLYEIPAFKDDVHRVLSSQLVMLCRLHPALIVELSKELLEFSGTVSNIQNKEAVFTHMVWAIGEYMSVSYDKRCTVEQINRFFETLEAVLFEVTQVRPLASIPSYAPRAITVLMTALTKLAARSQDLIPRVSLFLSKMRTFLQSPAVTSVYCEEDREEILTRATELMNLLKMPSVAQFVFTPSVDAARSRFQKEVNDTLPSALRIVTRLLEPAPGFVPG; encoded by the exons ATGTTCTCGGCGGCGGCCGAGAGCTTCCTGAGGCAGGCCCG GGAGGCCCAGCcggaggagctgcagaggttCGCCGCCCGCGTCGCCGCCCAGCTGCAGGGCCCCGAGCCGGGCCCCGAGGCCGCCGCCTGCCTGCAGAGGCTGCACCTCGTCGTCGCCGCCAGCAAGTACCCCCGCAG GCTAGATGGTGAGATTGTGGGACTGTTGCAGAAGGTGCTGTGTTCCTCCAAGTGTCCTGAGCAGATTCAGTTGTTATGTGCTGCCATCCTGAGAGAGATGTCGCCTTGCAATGATCTGAGCCTCTCTTGTGATAACATCCAAGATACAAAGCTCCTGAGTCTGGTATCCTCCGTCCTTTTGGCTCAG GGAGACAAGAAGGCTGAAgtggctgctgtggggcagcgTATCGTAAAAGTCCTTGAAGGAAGGCTGCCTGAGGGTCAGAGTTCTCGGTACCTTCTTCCTGTCTTGTCCAATGTCATCAGTCTTTCACCAGAAGCTCTAACTGAAG AGCAGACCAATGTAGTCAGCAAAAAGATGGCCGATTGGCTGAGGTACGCAAGTATTCAGCAAGGAGTCGCTCAGCCTTCTGGAGGCTTCTTCTCCAATCCCAGAACCAGGCAG CCTGGCCCTGTCACAGAGGTGGATGGTGCCATCGCCACAGACTTCTTCACGGTGCTCTCGCTGGGTCAGTACTACACGGAGGACCAGTGGCTCAACATGCAGGCCTTCTCCATGCTGCGGAAATGGCTGCTGTGCTACGGGGGCAAGGGGTCGAACGCACCTAATTCAG GTAACAGGTCAGAAATGGATGAGTCTGTTATGTCCATGGTCTCAACTACATCCACATCTAGTCACCTGCTTCCCCCAAAGAAGCGCCTGCGGGAGAAGGCCTTCGAGTACTGTCAGCGGCTTATTGAGCAGAGCAACAGGC AGGCCCTGAAGAAGGCTGATGGAGACCTGCAGAAAGCT tgTCTCATTGAGGCGGTGACAATCATGGACATCATCTGCAAACAGGACTCCTCCTACGTGTACCGCGCGGCTGCCTTCCTGAAGGTCCTGCACAGCAGGATCAGCGGCGATGCCACTTATGCCAGGGCGCTGCTGCCCATTGCCCAGTTCTTCCTGAATCACG GCGAGATGGCAGCTGTGGACTCGGATGCGATCTACAAACACTTATTCACTGATATCCCGGCTCAGCTCTTCCACAACGCATCACTGGCCTTTGAATTTGTCCtgttctgcaaagaaaacagccaGCTCTTCGCTGAGACCTCCAGCATATTCAGGCAGAGCTTCCCAAACCTCTTTAAG TTCCTGGCGTGGAACAGCCCACCTCTTATCTCAGAGTTTGTGGACCTTCTCCCATTTCTGCTGGACGCAGGTACAGCCGTTGAGATCTTCCATTTGCTGCTTGACCTGCCCTGTCTGACAGCAGCTCTGGATGTCCAGATGAG GTCGACCTCTGCCTCCGAGAAGGCTTCCTGCGACCCGGCTGTGAAGCCAGCCACCTGCCTGGAGGCCTTTCGCCATCCCCTCTACAAGAGCACCTTCCAGTACCTTCTCCGCATCGAGTCTGCTCCTGAAGACCCTCCAGAGAG GCTGATTCCACTTCGGCAGCTGCTGGGATCTCTGGCCAGCAGCCCAAGGGTTGTGCAGTGTGCAGATACCGTCCCTGTCTTACTGGAGCTCTTTTTCAGTGTGGTGGCAGAG TTTGCAGATGGTCCGCTGATAAAccagctggtggtgctgctgctgcagaggagcgACCAGCTCTACGAGATCCCAGCATTTAAAGATGACGTGCACAG GGTGCTGAGCTCGCAGCTGGTGATGCTGTGCAGACTACACCCTGCACTCATTGTGGAACTGTCCAAGGAGCTTCTGGAGTTCTCGGGAACTGTCAGCAACATCCAGAACAAGGAGGCTGTCTTCACCCACATG GTCTGGGCTATCGGAGAGTACATGTCTGTGTCCTACGACAAGCGCTGCACTGTGGAGCAGATCAACAGGTTCTTTGAGACTCTTGAGGCCGTGCTGTTCGAAGTCACCCAGGTCCGACCGCTGGCCAGCATCCCCAGCTACGCGCCCCGCGCCATCACTGTCCTTATGACTGCCTTGACCAAGCTGGCAGCTCGCAGCCAGGACTTGATCCCCAG agtGTCCTTGTTCCTGTCCAAGATGAGGACGTttctgcagagccctgctgtCACCTCTGTGTACTGTGAGGAGGACCGTGAGGAGATCCTTACCCGGGCAACTGAACTCATGAACCTGCTGAAAATGCCAAGCGTGGCTCAGTTCGTGTTCACGCCATCTGTGGATGCGGCCCGCAGCCGGTTTCAGAAGGAGGTGAATGACACCCTCCCTTCTGCCCTGAGAATAGTGACCCGACTCCTAGAGCCAGCTCCTGGCTTTGTGCCGGGGTGA